A window from Thunnus albacares chromosome 19, fThuAlb1.1, whole genome shotgun sequence encodes these proteins:
- the cap1 gene encoding adenylyl cyclase-associated protein 1, whose protein sequence is MAELASLVQRLEVAVGRLESMSGQGGGAGGSAGGAVSAYVEAFDGIVNGSVAQYISLSQKIGGDVLKHAEMMKQAFSSQRQLLVTASSSQKPSDAVLTTLMQPVSKAIQQVQAFREQNRTSKQFNHLSAVSESVPALGWVAMAPKPGPYVKEMQDAAMFYTNRVLKEYKEKDKTHVDWVKAYVSIWTEMQDYIKQHHTTGLTWSKSGPMASASAAPPSAPAGGCPPPPPPGPPPPSLDISGSSSGGGGGGDERNALFASINKGADITKGLKHVNDDQKTHKNPGLRSQGAPVRAGPKPFSSSPRPAASAAPTRTLPPVLELEGKKWKVENQEGAEGLVISDTELKQVVYAYKCNKSTLQVKGKINSITIDNCKKMGLVFDDVVGIVEVINCKDVKVQVMGKVPTISINKTDGCHVYLSKDSLKCEIVSAKSSEMNILVPNKDGEFTELPVPEQFKTIWDGQKLVTTATEIAG, encoded by the exons ATGGCAGAGTTGGCGAGTCTGGTGCAGCGGCTGGAAGTGGCGGTGGGCCGTCTGGAGTCCATGTCAGGCCAGGGAGGCGGCGCTGGAGGGTCTGCTGGAGGAG ctgTGTCTGCATACGTCGAGGCCTTTGATGGGATTGTTAATGGTTCTGTGGCCCAGTACATCTCCCTCAGCCAGAAGATCGGAGGCGATGTCCTGAAACAT GCGGAAATGATGAAGCAGGCGTTCTCCAGTCAGAGACAGCTCCTTGTAACAGCCTCCTCCTCCCAGAAGCCCTCTGAT GCCGTTTTGACGACTCTCATGCAGCCGGTGTCCAAAGCCATCCAGCAGGTGCAGGCGTTCCGCGAGCAGAACCGCACCTCGAAGCAATTCAACCACCTCTCCGCCGTCAGCGAGAGCGTGCCTGCGCTCGGATGGGTCGCCATG GCTCCTAAACCAGGCCCCTACGTTAAAGAGATGCAGGACGCCGCTATGTTCTACACCAACCGTGTGCTCAAGGAGTACAAGGAAAA GGACAAGACACATGTGGACTGGGTGAAGGCCTACGTCTCCATCTGGACTGAGATGCAGGACTACATCAAGCAGCACCACACCACCGGACTGACCTGGAGCAAGAGT GGCCCCATGGCTTCAGCCTCCGCAGCTCCTCCCAGTGCTCCTGCTGGTGGATGccctcccccacctccacctggaccacctcctccctccttgGACATCAGCGGATCCTCCAGcggaggcggcggcggcggcgacGAGCGCAACGCTTTGTTCGCCTCCATCAACAAGGGAGCCGACATCACCAAGG GCCTGAAGCACGTAAACGATGACCAAAAGACCCACAAGAACCCCGGCCTCAGGAGTCAGGGTGCCCCAGTGCGCGCCGGACCCAaacccttctcctcctcccctcgaCCCGCTGCGTCCGCCGCCCCGACCCGTACGCTGCCCCCTGTTTTGGAACTGGAGGGAAAGAAGTGGAAAGTG GAGAACCAAGAGGGAGCGGAGGGCCTGGTGATCAGCGACACCGAGCTGAAGCAAGTCGTTTACGCTTACAAGTGTAACAAGAGCACGCTGCAGGTCAAGGGCAAAATCAACTCCATCACTATAG ACAACTGTAAGAAAATGGGCCTGGTGTTCGATGACGTCGTGGGCATCGTAGAAGTGATCAACTGCAAAGATGTCAAGGTCCAG GTCATGGGTAAGGTCCCTACTATCTCCATCAACAAGACCGACGGTTGCCATGTCTACCTGAGCAAAGACTCTCTGAAATGTGAGATCGTCAGCGCCAAGAGCTCTGAGATGAACATCCTGGTGCCCAACAAAGACGGAGAATTT ACGGAGCTCCCTGTTCCCGAGCAGTTCAAAACCATCTGGGACGGCCAGAAGCTCGTTACCACAGCAACAGAGATCGCCGGGTAG
- the ppt1 gene encoding palmitoyl-protein thioesterase 1, protein MTAALLYFLLAGPVLLVAASPARDPNNGTVPLVLWHGMGDSCCNPLSMGAIKKMIEGDISGIYVLSLMIGKNVIEDTENGFFMDVNEQVSMVCSQLAQDPKLKGGYNAMGFSQGAQFLRAVAQRCPSPPMKTLISIGGQHQGVYGLPRCPGESSHVCDMIRKALNSGAYSDLVQKHLVQAQYWHDPLNDDLYKKHSLFLADINQERAVNETYKKNLQLLEKFVMVKFLQDTVVDPVDTEWFGFLKTGQAKETETLQESVLYKEDRLGLAAMEKAGKLAFLSTPGDHLQFTREWFDANLLPYLR, encoded by the exons ATGACAGCGGCCCTCCTGTATTTCCTCCTGGCTGGTCCAGTGCTGCTGGTCGCTGCAAGTCCAGCTCGTGACCCAAACAATGGGACCGTACCACTGGTGCTGTGGCATGGGATGG GTGACAGCTGCTGCAACCCACTCAGCATGGGGGCGATAAAGAAGATGATCGAGGGGGATATTTCTGGCATTTATGTGCTCTCACTGATGATCGGGAAGAATGTCATAGAG GACACAGAAAATGGGTTTTTCATGGATGTGAATGAGCAGGTGTCCATGGTGTGCAGCCAGCTGGCTCAGGACCCAAAGCTGAAGGGGGGCTACAATGCGATGGGCTTCTCCCAGGGGGCGCAATTTCT GAGGGCCGTGGCGCAGCGTTGTCCCTCTCCACCAATGAAAACCCTCATCTCCATCGGTGGCCAGCACCAAG GTGTGTACGGGCTGCCCAGGTGTCCCGGAGAAAGCTCCCACGTCTGCGACATGATTCGCAAAGCTCTGAACAGCGGAGCTTATTCCGACCTGGTTCAGAAACA CCTGGTGCAGGCCCAGTACTGGCACGACCCCTTGAATGACGACCTGTACAAGAAGCACAGTCTCTTCCTGGCTGACATCAATCAGGAGAGG GCTGTAAATGAGACTTACAAGAAGAATCTTCAGTTGCTGGAAAAGTTCGTCATGGTCAAGTTCCTGCAGGACACCGTAGTGGATCCTGTCGATACAGAG TGGTTCGGATTCCTGAAAACCGGCCAGGCCAAAGAGACTGAAACTCTGCAGGAGAGCGTTCTCTACAAAGAG GATCGTTTGGGCCTGGCAGCGATGGAAAAGGCTGGAAAGCTGGCTTTCCTCTCAACCCCGGGAGATCACCTCCAGTTCACCAGAGAATGGTTCGACGCAAACCTGCTGCCTTATTTACGCTAG